The nucleotide sequence CCCCCGTAAAACCTAACAcattaagtgtatgtttggatcAGCTGTGAGTTCAAAATCACGGTTGCTCACCAcgaatccaaacatgcacttgGCAAAATAAGTAATTTAGCCCAAATCCTTAGTTTGGTGAAATGAAAGCAAAAGACAGGCGTGAACCTTCCCCTCTAACTTTACCAAATGTGAGCGCAGAAAAAAGGATGAAAGAACAAAGGCATATGCACGTCCATTATTTATTAGCTAACAGGTGGAAGGgaaaagcattttttttctttcacttgtATAATTAGGTCATCTTTTTCAGCAGttttaagtttctttttttctatTCCCGTATAAGTATAAAGAGGCTCAAGTAACAAAGTTAGAGGTGGCTTGCACATGTAGAAGTAGAACCACTAGAATCAATCTTAATCAAATGATGAAAAGACAATGAGAGATGATGGggagacaaaaagaaaaaaggaaaaaatttcaGTGTTGATTTAAACGACTCtataaattcaaaatcattctcTATTATTTAATTCTCCTagcaaaaaaaatggttattcaGAAAAGTAAAGAAGGTACTGAAATACATGATCAGTAAGGTTAGCTTTTCAAAGTCTTATTGCTTTGGCAAGGGGATAACATTGACTTGATTCCAGACTAACCCAAACTTCTTAGCATTTGTTTGGAATTACGATGTGCTATCCGCCTAACCCACAATTGACAAGCTAATATTTGTTGCTTAACAAAAATTTCGTTTGGAATTGAGATGCGGGAAATTCTGCCGCCTTGTGAGTCCAAACGAGTTCTTAGTCATCTATTTGATTGCAAACCACTACCACCATAATACTGCTTTGTTGTTTCGCGTGAAAACTCAGCAAAAGTCATCCCATCCTTTAACCGCGATGAAAGTGGGGGAACTATTTTCTGAATTTCTAGACTCAGTTTGTTATTATCCTGTCGAGAGCGTTGTTCTTCATCATCAAACTCATCCACCATTAAACACTGACCATCTACCCCATCGAATGTCGATTTTCCAAGAGGATAATCCGAGATAGAGAATGTTTTAGTCCATGCAGGCTGCAGAAATACAACAAAAGTTTCTCTGcacaaattttcaatcattgaAGGTCTATAAACAGAATGTAGGGTCGATCGTAGCTTCCCTTTCGAGATTATATCAGCTGATTCCCCAACTTGAACAATAAAACTTTCAGGAGGTGCCCTCACCATAACTACCCTTTTCTTATTAGGATCATATATCTGCAAATTCGTATGCCCAGTTGGCGATGGACATTCAACACAATTATCCGAATCTTGCATTGTACTCATCTCCGAATAAGATGGTAAAAGAAAACACGGAGCCGTTAGAACAGTAAATATACCATAATCATAATGCCACTGCTGCCACAAATCTGAATGAACTGAATCACAAGCAACAGAGTTCAAACATGACCCTTGTAATTGCTTCACATTCTTAACTCTTCTTTTGTTATTCATCTTGCTCTTATCAAGTTCTTGAAGCAGAAGAGCATCTAAACGAGAATGATAATGAATAAGACGCCCCTTCGCAGCAAGTGATTCCAATAAACTATGCTCCAATTCATTTCCACCAATAGCCTTATCACAAATTCTAGCAAGACAAAGCCCAACCTCCATCATGCAAAATCCCAACTCTTGAAAAACATTTCCTAGATTCTGAAATCCATTACCATAAACTTCATCTTTATCTTTCTCTTCAGAATGTGTTTTTGCATAATTCAATTGCCTTGCAAAAGAAGACACACTCCTATGTGGATTTTTCAACGAAACATCACTACCTAAATTATTTTCCTAGAAAATCAACCACAGTAAGCATCCATACAAAACTGAATCAACTATAATAAAACAACCTTAAAAATAAACCCTAGCTTTATATCAATGACAACGCATATAGATAGTATCAATCTATAAAACACCGAAAAAAATATCACACTGGACATGACACTGACAcgtcataatttaaaaaatgacataattaatCTATAATCACACGTGTTGGTGTGGTGCAAGTGTCGGACACATTCAATCAGAGGTGTCGGTGCCACAGAGTACCaataaaagtataataataaaaCTACCTTGAGGATACGGTTACGAGTTTGAGaatagagaagagagagtttACGAGCGAGAGGAAGAAGATAGGAGCGGAGGTTGGATATATTAGGGATTCCGGTGACGGCGAGGAGGCCTGGACCATTAGATCCGAGTGCTTCCATTATGGAATCTTCTACTTTGgatgaagatggtgatgatAATTCTGAATAGTGAAGTTCGTATAAATCTATTACCTCGCATTCTTCCATTTTCGTAGTTCCAAGTTACAGAGGAggaggaaaaaagaaagaaaaaaaaaaacctttactCCACGATCACGAACGACGACCAACATTGTTATGGGCTTGGACTCTACTGTATATTGAATTTTGTGGTTGCTATTTGCCTAGTCCAAAATACTTATATTGAAAAACCAACATGGACGAATTTTAGGATTTAGACCAGCTGATATAAGCTGAGGACTAAACTTGTTAATAATTTGTAATTAAATTCATTACCAAAATTCTTAAGTTCAGATACAtaataacaattaattaaaaagttaaacgaCCTAGGTAAAATTATTTTGGTTCCATGATCAAATTACAACTTGTTGACTAGTTTTGAAACTCAATTACAAACTTTTTTAGATGCAACTATCTAATTATGCCTCTATTGTGGATTATCGTGATTTTGGCATACCATAATACCAAACATTTTGTTTGGCATATCAtgataccaaacatacactagaaatacgtatatttttttttttttttttgacaagagcaTACTTCAAGACCTCCAAAGCAATTAAATCTATAtctctattatatatatatatatagaggcaTATTTTCagtaaactatttttttcctaaactgaatttgaacataaatataaatatattgatAATGTCATCTAACATTTTACAAAGTGTTTGTGCACGTGCCGGGAAGTCTAGACATCTCAGAAAATGTTAACAACAACAATGAGATTAGAAGCTAAGCTATTCTTGAGATTAGAAGCTAagctattcttcaaaattcaaactacAACATCATATATAGTAGTACTACATTAGTTTACACTACTGTCATGTCAATGATATAAAAGTGCATGACAAAACCTTAGACCACAGTTTCTTTGAAGCTCTTGGTCAACCAAATAGCTGTTTCCCTAGGAGAAACCTTCTCAGGCCCAAACGGTTTCAACAACACCTCAAGCTCTTCAAACCTCTGTTGTTGTAGAAGTCGAGCACTGAACTCGAGCAACCCTTCCAATGCCTCAGCTCGTTGCTGGTAAGACGAGGTGTCAAACTTGCGCTGATGAGAATCGGCTGAGGAATGGCTTGAAACAGCAGTTGCCACATGTTGTAGAGGACCACTTGTAGGGACACTGGCTTTGTCCATAACCTGAATTGTACACTTGTCCTTTGTGATTGAGTGGTCGGCAGCAGCGCTCCTCGGGGAACTAGAAGAGCACTGAGctgatgttgatgatgttccGCGCACAGGGAAGAGAGGGTGATCCTCCCCCGGGGCCAAAGAGAACTCAGCAATCTTGTCAATTCGTGGCGCGTTAACAGAAATATCAGGAGAGTCCACGCTTCGAAGAGGACCAACATTGGATCTGTAAGGCGTAGTTGTGGCCTTGGATCTTGTAGGAAGTGGAAGGGAAGCTCTGCGAGATGGTGGAGTAAATTTACTAGCTGGAGTAGAAGATGATGGAAGCTGAAATGATGAGCTGAAAATCAATAAATTGATAGAGGCAAAGGCAAAGGACCACACCACAAATTAAGCTATGCTggaaataaatgtgaaaatttgatattttcgTACAAACATACTCACACATGCATGCATGCCTAGCCTAAATGTATCATATATGACATTATTTACATGCTTACAAGTAAACTTGAACCTAAATTTCCCTATCTTTAAAAAAGTACATTAAGATAAATAAAGCTGCAAGGTAGTGTGGAACTTAAACTTACTGAGTCACGCTTAGAACTAGTATAGGCTATCTTTGATGGTGTTGTCTGTCGCCGGGGGATGGCCGACTCCTTACATGCACCCAGTCTTTGCATCTGATCAACAATTGAGAACTTGGTGTCTTTCAAATTGTTAGCATTGTGTTCTTCGCGGACACAACCTATGGATAGTTCATAATGTTTTGAACAAGTAGAGAATCCTTGTGCTCTTTGAGTAGAACACAGAGAACCTACTTCAGTTCCAGAAATACTAGGATTCAAGGCCCTATCGTTACTGAATGACAATCGTTTAGCTCTGCCTGAGATAGTGGAAACAGATTCTCGTTCTAAAAATCGACTTCTCCTAGCATGGTTTGAGTCAGTCCATTGGAAAGGGAAAGTACTTCTTCTGGGGTTATTTAGTTTCAGATGAACTTTAAGTATATAAGGTTGAAGATGAGGATGATTTAGTAGATCTGCAGCCTGCCAAAGTAAACATTGTTTAATAAATCTTTCATGATAAAGTTAATCAAGCTGAATTTGGGTTAAGAAATCAATGGTGGAAAAAGAACAACATATATACCATTTACAGACAAATGTGCATATAGACTAGTTTTCATGAATTAATCCACATCTAGATAAATGCAACGAAATAATTGATAGAAACATACACTTGGCCTAAGCTCGGGGTTTTTCCGCAGCATGCTTTTCACCATGCTTCGACTGGAAGAagcaaaaacaaataacaagaAATTAAGTTATACAAATCATGTCATTCAACTAAGGTTGAGAATGTGAGTCAATAAGATATATGCAAATCTGGATGAAAGCAAACTTAAGTATCTTAATTCACAACAATTTTGAAATCCCATAAGCCATAGGTTAGGCAAAATTTAATGGTAGGCTTGACAAAATACGAATGCATCGAAAAGTCATCACTAATTTTATCAGTATCGGCAGGTCCTAATAAAACACCCATAGGCATCAGTCAAGTGTCGAAGGTATAGGCACTAACATAACAGTTACATAAAACCATGAACAGACAGATAAAAGAGTAACATGAAATTCTTAGGAAATAGAAGACTCACAAAGTACCAGAATACATTGTTGGTAATGGGGCCACTAAAGActtgtttattttgttgattaGTGCTTGCATATCCTGCACAAATAGAAAATAGCTAAAGGGTCACTGATTTCATAGTACAAAAACTTAATATTCTTTGTCTCAAATGAGTAATTGTACCCCCATTGAAATCCCTTTCTTAAGAAAACAAGTTTTACAAAGCAAATaatgtttcattaaaaaaatgaactcCGATTTTTAATATAAGCAACCAAATTTGGACCGAATACATGTATATTTTTCCTTATAttaaaaacggatggagtaactTACGAGAGCTTTAAAAGCTGGTTTGTGAGCAGCCATTTCATATACACAGCATCCTgacaaaaattatgttaaaaccAACGTCAGTTGCAATTTACAGCATGCTGTAAAACAACGAAAAGGAAAAGGTTATGATTATGAAGCCTAGTAGATCTTGTGAGTGCAAATTTAACCTATGTGACTTACCCAAAGACCAGATATCTGACTTAGAGCCGTAGGGTATATCAGCAAGAAGCTCTGGGCACATGTAACTTGGAGTCCCAACAATCTAAGTGCAGGGCAAGAAAGAAGAGAGTAAGATATTAAGTAAAAGTGATCCAAAGAATAGCTTAGCCATAAAACTTACCGAGGAAGCAAGATCATCACTTGTCAACATTTTAGCAAGACCAAAGTCGCCTGCATCCATAACAAAACAAAGCAGAGCTTAAGAGAAGATCAGACTCCAAACACATTATTGAACTCTAAATGTAGATAGAACTGCAGTGTGAGGATAGAATGTCGAAAGCCATTACCTAGACGTATATCCTGATCTTTTGTCAAGAATATATTCGAACACTGAAACAAATGTGCATAAAACATCAATATAAAGTGAGGATAAAATATATCTTCATTGATTAAATTTACAGAAATCATTCACCTTGACATCACGGTGAAGAATATGATTTGCGTGCAAGTAATCAAGTGCCATCAAGAGTTGAACAAGCCACTTGCAAAGCCTCTGTATAAAATTCACTAATTGGTCAATGAACTAAGTACCAAAAAAGCTTTCAATTCAAATAGAAATGAAAATTATTCACTCCAAGGTATGAAGTAAAAGGAGTTTATGCAAGAGTGACAAACCTCTTCAGAAAAATGAACACAGTTCGCCTTTTTAATAGCTTCAGCCCTTCACAACAAAGAAATTATAGAAGGACTACATAATCAGTATTTTTAAAGATATAATTGTTTTCAAATGTTGCGAGTTCGTCAAATACTCGAATTCAAAAAGAATCATGACTTACATATCTCCTCCTTCACAATAGCCAATGACTATACATACAAAGCAACCCTGGAAGTGAAAGTACCAGctcttaaatttaaaaaatttacaaataaatcAAGTATAAACCCATTTGATGTTTTACAAAAGCAGTTCGGCCGATATCTTTATTtgtatgataaataataataaacaaaacagTACTAAAGAAGATAATGAATATCAAATCATTTAAGTCAAGCAGACAAGaacacaacaaaacaacaaagagttaaagcaaataaaatgattttgttttataaaaggCTAACCTTTTCTACCCAGGAATCTTTATACTCTACAATGAACGGATTACGAACTTTAGATATAAGTTCCATCTGCAAAACAAGGAGTGTACAACAAAGCATCTTAGAATCTAATAATAAACTTAGCAAGACAAAATAAGTTTCCAAGTTCCACATTTTAATTTTGCAAAAGCATTCCACATTTTACATTATTTAGCAATAaatagaaattataaaaaattaacataaagtTCCAATGTCACATTTTGACTAAAAATAACCTAAGCtaaacatcattaaattaaCTTATGAAGCTACAAAGAAGGAGTGTAAGTAACCTCCTGGTGAGCAGATCTACGGATTCTGTCTGACTGCCGGGCAAGACGGATCTTCTTCAGCACATACCTAaacacattaaattaaaaaaaaaaaaaaaactatatgttaattaGCTACCTTATACTAAtcataatgaaaaacaaacacattacttaaactcttaaataaaCTTGAAAGAACACATTATAGTAACAAAGAGTTAGAACATCACCTTTTGTTTTCATGCTTGTGTCTTACAAGCAAAGCAGAAGCAAAAGAACCCTTACCAATTTGTTCTAGTACTTCATACTGCTCCATATCTAGTTCTAAGTTTCTAACTAATAAAACAAAACCTACTTCACTTCAACGTGTCATTGTTCCAAAAAACATGAGTGTAGTGTAGTTTGTTACATGAGTTACAACAATGTTTGTTTgagctgaagaagaagaaagtgaagaaGTAGTAGagtaaaaaaagtgaaaaatattgATGATATCATAAGAAGTACGAGTGGAAGTAAATGAGGGGGTGCAGCGTTGGGCACACCCCACCATTTCCGTGCtctcttttatttctctttcttcagAAGTCCTTTTCCAGAGTTACACTTTTGGACTTTGACCCTTCCGTCTATTCCTATTTCCTGTCTCCTATTTCTATGATATGCGTCACTCTTTGAAATATAGTACATCAAAATGGCTCCaaacacaaaccaaaacaaaatccaaGGATTCCCACTTCACCAAAGATTTTTACACTCTTATTTAGCTACTTTTAAGATCCACAGGTcagatattatatgatttattcatctaatattattaaaaaaaaaaattgggttttagTAAACGGTTTATCTAACatacacatgttaagaagtttaaatgTAGTAagtttttaaacttattttactTATGCAATTAAAATAGTATTTTAAAAATCGAATCTAGATGAAAATGAAcgaataagaaaacaaaattcatacaTTTATTTTGGTATAAACTCATAtgcatatttaaataaaattgaatatatttaatgaattgattttaaaaaaatgaataagaaGACATAACTCATTAAGATTAATAGACTTTTATCCCCCGTCATTTGGGGGTCTTTTGGTATACCccctatcaaaaaaaaaacttggatattcaatgaattaattaaaaaaaaaaacttaaagaatttaaaattgaaatataatattgtagTGTGAGAAATAACATCAATATGAAGTGAATGAAAAACAAGTATCTTGATAATTATGAAACAATTTCACGACAttaacaaaatgaaattatgaaaCGAAATGTGTCCATgattatcaagaaaaaataacacaaacatTTCTCTGATGAGATGACAAATAAAGCAATAAATAAAGTGATTGATACAAGTTAACCAAGTGTTGTGTAATTGAaaatgtatttcatttttttttatttttaaaaaagggtCATGGTTAGGGCTGGGTTTTTTTATTGCTAAACCAGGAGCGTGGAGAGACATCAAGGGGAGcaacg is from Medicago truncatula cultivar Jemalong A17 chromosome 1, MtrunA17r5.0-ANR, whole genome shotgun sequence and encodes:
- the LOC11429742 gene encoding serine/threonine-protein kinase Nek4, with amino-acid sequence MEQYEVLEQIGKGSFASALLVRHKHENKRYVLKKIRLARQSDRIRRSAHQEMELISKVRNPFIVEYKDSWVEKGCFVCIVIGYCEGGDMAEAIKKANCVHFSEERLCKWLVQLLMALDYLHANHILHRDVKCSNIFLTKDQDIRLGDFGLAKMLTSDDLASSIVGTPSYMCPELLADIPYGSKSDIWSLGCCVYEMAAHKPAFKALDMQALINKINKSLVAPLPTMYSGTFRSMVKSMLRKNPELRPSAADLLNHPHLQPYILKVHLKLNNPRRSTFPFQWTDSNHARRSRFLERESVSTISGRAKRLSFSNDRALNPSISGTEVGSLCSTQRAQGFSTCSKHYELSIGCVREEHNANNLKDTKFSIVDQMQRLGACKESAIPRRQTTPSKIAYTSSKRDSLPSSSTPASKFTPPSRRASLPLPTRSKATTTPYRSNVGPLRSVDSPDISVNAPRIDKIAEFSLAPGEDHPLFPVRGTSSTSAQCSSSSPRSAAADHSITKDKCTIQVMDKASVPTSGPLQHVATAVSSHSSADSHQRKFDTSSYQQRAEALEGLLEFSARLLQQQRFEELEVLLKPFGPEKVSPRETAIWLTKSFKETVV
- the LOC11425611 gene encoding uncharacterized protein yields the protein MEECEVIDLYELHYSELSSPSSSKVEDSIMEALGSNGPGLLAVTGIPNISNLRSYLLPLARKLSLLYSQTRNRILKENNLGSDVSLKNPHRSVSSFARQLNYAKTHSEEKDKDEVYGNGFQNLGNVFQELGFCMMEVGLCLARICDKAIGGNELEHSLLESLAAKGRLIHYHSRLDALLLQELDKSKMNNKRRVKNVKQLQGSCLNSVACDSVHSDLWQQWHYDYGIFTVLTAPCFLLPSYSEMSTMQDSDNCVECPSPTGHTNLQIYDPNKKRVVMVRAPPESFIVQVGESADIISKGKLRSTLHSVYRPSMIENLCRETFVVFLQPAWTKTFSISDYPLGKSTFDGVDGQCLMVDEFDDEEQRSRQDNNKLSLEIQKIVPPLSSRLKDGMTFAEFSRETTKQYYGGSGLQSNR